A part of Leifsonia xyli subsp. xyli str. CTCB07 genomic DNA contains:
- the thrB gene encoding homoserine kinase: MLRTVDLSGRSVAVKVPATSANLGPGFDTLGLALAQYDELRVSVRPEPGATVVVRGIGEGEVPTDETNLVVRAIAHTFESVGVELPGLSLVARNSIPHGRGMGSSGAAIVSGIMAAKGLLQGVADIDAQGLLALANDMEGHPDNVAPALFGGLTIAWVTPDGPRFKKLIVHRGVSPLVLVPERVMSTALARSLQPASVPHEDAVFNVSRSALLVAALIQSPELLHAATEDKLHQSYRASAMPETDRLITLLRTNGFAAVVSGAGPSILVLCSDPGQRLAAARLVATQGAAAWQPLMLAVDFKGATVPRIAEDAVSGEGDTTAV, encoded by the coding sequence ATGCTGCGCACGGTCGATCTGAGCGGCCGCTCGGTCGCCGTCAAAGTGCCCGCGACGAGCGCGAACCTCGGCCCTGGTTTCGACACGCTCGGGCTGGCGCTCGCCCAGTACGACGAACTGCGTGTCAGCGTCCGGCCGGAACCGGGCGCGACGGTCGTGGTGCGGGGGATCGGCGAAGGCGAGGTTCCCACCGACGAGACGAACCTGGTCGTCCGCGCGATCGCCCACACGTTCGAGTCCGTCGGGGTCGAGCTGCCGGGGCTGAGCCTGGTGGCGCGCAACAGCATCCCGCACGGCCGGGGGATGGGGTCGTCCGGAGCCGCGATCGTTTCCGGCATCATGGCGGCGAAAGGGCTTCTGCAGGGTGTGGCCGACATCGACGCGCAGGGCCTGCTCGCGCTCGCGAACGATATGGAAGGGCACCCTGACAACGTCGCGCCGGCGCTGTTCGGCGGGCTGACGATCGCGTGGGTGACCCCGGATGGGCCGCGATTCAAGAAGCTCATCGTGCATCGCGGGGTGTCGCCCCTCGTGCTGGTCCCCGAGCGCGTCATGTCCACCGCGCTCGCCCGCAGCCTTCAGCCGGCCTCCGTCCCGCACGAGGACGCGGTGTTCAACGTCTCGCGTTCGGCCCTGCTCGTCGCGGCGCTCATCCAGAGCCCCGAGCTGCTGCACGCGGCCACCGAGGACAAACTCCACCAGAGCTACCGCGCCTCGGCCATGCCGGAGACCGACCGGCTGATCACTTTGCTTCGCACCAACGGCTTCGCGGCCGTGGTCTCGGGGGCCGGTCCGTCCATCCTTGTGCTGTGCAGTGACCCGGGCCAGCGGCTCGCCGCCGCCAGGCTCGTCGCGACGCAGGGGGCCGCCGCCTGGCAGCCGCTCATGCTCGCGGTCGACTTCAAAGGGGCCACGGTGCCCCGGATCGCAGAGGACGCAGTCAGCGGTGAGGGAGACACAACGGCTGTCTAG
- a CDS encoding homoserine dehydrogenase gives MIEYRNLRVALLGAGSVGSQVARLLLDQGDEFAARVGAKLELVGIAVRDLHAKRNADLPRDLYTTEASALILGADIVVELMGGIEPARGYVHEALTSGADVITANKALMATHGPELFEVAEQVGAQLYYEAAVAGAIPIIRPLRDSLAGDRVNRILGIVNGTTNFILDRMDTTGETLADALATATARGYAEADPTADIGGYDAAQKAAILASLAFHTTVPLDRVYREGITSVTKEQVDAAREAGAVIKLLAICERLIDPETGEEGVSARVHPALIGRDHPLAAVHGAHNAVFVQAAAAGDLMFYGAGAGGVETASAVLGDVVSAARRHVVGGPGVAESTHADIPVLDIGRVITRYQITLDVPDQPGVLAAVTRILSDGGVSVETMRQSAPTGTGVVVLPGTAPIHGAGAPTATLVIGTHEAEEAALAATVEALAASDAVFAISSVLRVEGY, from the coding sequence ATGATCGAGTACCGCAACCTCCGGGTCGCCCTGCTGGGCGCCGGATCGGTCGGTTCGCAGGTGGCGCGCCTGCTGCTGGACCAGGGCGATGAGTTCGCCGCGCGCGTGGGCGCGAAGCTGGAGCTGGTCGGCATCGCGGTTCGCGACCTCCACGCCAAGCGCAATGCCGACCTGCCGCGCGATCTGTACACGACGGAAGCGAGCGCGCTGATCCTGGGCGCTGACATCGTGGTGGAGCTGATGGGCGGCATCGAGCCGGCCCGCGGGTATGTACACGAAGCGCTCACTTCGGGCGCCGACGTGATCACGGCGAACAAGGCGCTGATGGCGACGCACGGCCCCGAGCTGTTCGAGGTCGCCGAGCAGGTGGGAGCCCAGCTCTACTACGAGGCCGCCGTGGCCGGGGCCATACCGATCATCCGACCGCTGCGCGACAGCCTCGCGGGCGACCGGGTCAACCGCATCCTGGGCATCGTCAACGGCACGACCAACTTCATCCTCGACCGGATGGACACCACCGGTGAGACACTGGCCGACGCTCTCGCTACGGCGACCGCCCGCGGCTACGCCGAGGCCGACCCGACCGCGGACATCGGCGGCTATGACGCCGCGCAGAAGGCCGCCATCCTCGCGAGCCTCGCTTTCCACACCACTGTGCCGCTCGACCGCGTGTACCGCGAGGGCATCACGAGTGTGACCAAGGAGCAAGTGGATGCGGCTCGCGAGGCCGGAGCCGTCATCAAGCTGCTCGCGATCTGCGAGCGGCTCATCGACCCCGAGACGGGCGAGGAAGGGGTCTCCGCCCGTGTCCACCCGGCCCTCATTGGCCGCGACCACCCGCTCGCCGCGGTGCATGGCGCCCACAACGCGGTGTTCGTGCAGGCGGCGGCGGCGGGCGACCTCATGTTCTACGGCGCGGGCGCGGGCGGTGTCGAGACGGCTTCTGCGGTGCTGGGGGATGTCGTGTCCGCCGCGCGTCGTCACGTCGTGGGCGGGCCGGGCGTCGCCGAGTCGACGCACGCGGACATCCCGGTGCTCGACATCGGCCGGGTGATCACCCGCTACCAGATCACGTTGGACGTGCCCGACCAGCCGGGCGTGCTCGCGGCGGTCACGCGTATCCTGAGCGATGGCGGTGTCAGCGTCGAGACGATGCGGCAGTCGGCGCCCACCGGCACGGGCGTCGTCGTCCTGCCGGGCACGGCGCCGATTCACGGCGCTGGGGCACCCACCGCTACCCTGGTGATCGGCACGCACGAGGCTGAGGAGGCCGCGCTGGCGGCCACCGTCGAGGCACTCGCGGCCAGCGATGCCGTCTTCGCCATCTCGTCCGTCCTCCGAGTCGAAGGATACTAA
- the thrC gene encoding threonine synthase — protein MPSSPSRPSSESKDTKLLPSPKPHSRQWRGVLHEYADRLSVSASTPIVTFGEGGTPLIPAPALSARTGATVYVKFEGMNPTGSFKDRGMTMAISKAVEHGAKAVICASTGNTSASAAAYAARAGVQAVVLVPEGKIAKGKLSQAIAHNGRLLQVQGTFDDCLDIARDLAASYPVHLVNSVNPDRIEGQKTAAFEIVEALGDAPDFHVVPIGNAGNYTAHHRGYTEELQRGEATKLPRMFGFQAAGSAPIVLGHPVKDPDTIATAIRIGNPASWELALNARDDSGGYFGAIADAKILEAHRILSAEAGVFVEPASAISVAGLLERSEAGVIPAGATVVLTVTGHGLKDPQWALRTADGSEVQPTFVPVDTAAVAETLGLTSNTGVSA, from the coding sequence ATGCCGTCTTCGCCATCTCGTCCGTCCTCCGAGTCGAAGGATACTAAATTGCTCCCGTCGCCGAAACCGCACAGCAGGCAGTGGCGCGGTGTCCTCCACGAGTACGCCGACCGCCTGAGCGTCTCCGCGTCGACGCCGATCGTGACCTTCGGCGAAGGCGGCACCCCGCTCATCCCGGCTCCGGCCCTCTCGGCCCGCACCGGTGCGACCGTGTACGTCAAGTTCGAGGGGATGAACCCCACCGGCTCCTTCAAGGACCGCGGCATGACGATGGCGATCTCCAAGGCGGTGGAGCACGGCGCGAAGGCCGTCATTTGCGCTTCGACCGGCAACACCTCCGCCTCGGCCGCGGCGTATGCGGCCCGCGCCGGCGTTCAGGCCGTCGTCCTCGTGCCGGAGGGCAAGATCGCGAAAGGCAAGCTCAGCCAGGCGATCGCCCACAACGGCCGGCTGCTTCAGGTCCAGGGCACTTTCGACGACTGCCTCGACATCGCCCGCGACCTTGCGGCTAGCTATCCGGTTCATCTGGTCAACTCGGTCAACCCCGACCGCATCGAAGGACAGAAGACAGCGGCGTTCGAGATCGTCGAAGCGCTCGGCGATGCGCCGGACTTCCACGTCGTCCCCATCGGCAACGCCGGCAACTACACCGCCCACCACCGCGGTTACACCGAGGAGCTGCAGCGCGGCGAGGCCACGAAGCTGCCCCGGATGTTTGGCTTCCAGGCCGCAGGAAGCGCGCCGATCGTGCTCGGCCATCCCGTGAAGGACCCGGATACCATCGCCACCGCCATCCGGATCGGAAACCCGGCGTCGTGGGAGCTCGCGCTGAACGCGCGCGACGACAGCGGGGGCTACTTCGGCGCGATCGCCGATGCCAAGATTCTGGAGGCGCATCGCATCCTGTCGGCGGAGGCCGGCGTCTTCGTGGAGCCGGCCAGTGCGATCAGCGTCGCCGGTCTGCTGGAGCGCTCGGAGGCGGGCGTCATCCCAGCCGGCGCGACCGTGGTGCTCACGGTGACCGGTCACGGCCTGAAAGACCCGCAGTGGGCGCTGCGCACCGCGGACGGCTCCGAGGTTCAGCCCACCTTCGTCCCGGTCGACACCGCTGCCGTCGCCGAGACGCTCGGCCTGACCTCGAACACGGGAGTGAGCGCGTGA